CTACCAAGCAAAAATTTATGTAACCTTGCGTCCATCGGTATTAGATCCGGCGGGAGTTGCGGTGCAGTCTGGATTGAAGCACATGGGCTACGACAATGTAGAGCAGGTGCGGATTGGAAAGTATGTTGAAGTGACGCTGAGTGCC
This genomic window from Synechococcales cyanobacterium T60_A2020_003 contains:
- the purS gene encoding phosphoribosylformylglycinamidine synthase subunit PurS, coding for MAYHYQAKIYVTLRPSVLDPAGVAVQSGLKHMGYDNVEQVRIGKYVEVTLSAENEAAAKEQLDRMCDQLLANPVIENYRFELTEQIAV